In Deltaproteobacteria bacterium, the genomic window GTCATGGTAATAGGTCGTTCCACAATGGGCATCTTCCAATCCTTAAGAATTTTTAGTGTGCACTCGCGAATGCCGCCAGGAAGAATGGACCCATTTAGAGCGGGAGTTACAATTTCATTTTTGAGAACAAAAAAAACATTCATGGTTCCCACTTCTTCAATTTGATCTTTAGTGATAGCATCTAGCCAGAGCACTTGGTCGAATCCATTTTTCTTTTGTTTGGCAGCGGCATGAAGGGAGCTTGCATAGTTGGCGGCAGCCTTGATGGCACCGAGCCCCCCCGGAGCCGCTCGAATCTCTTCAGTTTCAACCCAGATACGAACACTCTTAGCGCCGCTTGTATAATAGGAACCAACGGGTGAGAGAAGAATAAAAAACAAATACTCATCACTTGGACGAACCCCTAAAAACCCTTCGGTTCCAACAAGGGTGGGTCGAATATAAAGGGCTTTTCCATTTCCTTCGGGGATCCAGTCTCGTTCAAAGGAAACAAGTTTCTTAATAGATTCAACAAACAATTCAGAGGGGACCTCGCTCATATCTAAGCGTTGACAGCCGGTATTCATTCTTTTGGAATTAAACTCAGGTCTAAAAATAGCCACTTTCCCATCATGTTGTTTGAAAGCCTTGAGTCCTTCAAAGAGAGCTTGTCCATAGTGATAAACGCAGGCAGCAGGATCCATGCTGAGGTGTGAATAAGGCTTGATTTGAAAATGGTGCCATCCTTGGTTGCGTTTAAAAGTGGCTGTAAAAATATGATCAGTGAAATACTTGCCAAAGCCCAGATTGGTATCAGGCGTTGGTTTAGGATGGGGATTTTTGTTTTTTTCAACGTTTAGATTTGCTAAATTAAATTCTTGATGCATATCGACCTTTGGTTGTAATTATTTTACATATTTGATTTGTTAATGCAAATAAAACCATCGTATAAAGTTAAACAAAATAATGATGACTCAAGACAAAAACCAGGCCTTAAATTATATTCAATACTTTAATCAAATCTATGGTGTGACTTTGATTCAGGAGACAGCTCAGAAGAAATCCAAGGAGGTAGTTCAGGAAGTAGATTCCTTTTCTAAGTCTTCATATAAAGCTGAGACTTCTTTGTCTAAAAAAATTAATTGGCAAAATGGACATGAGTTATTGCAGAAGGAACAGTCATTTGAGAAAAAAGTCTCAAAAGCAAGATACATTTTTATTAATCAAAATTTTTCGAAAGATCCTTTAATTTCTCTGTTTAAAAATGAATATTGGGAGCTTTTTAAAAAAATGGTGGCCTCCCTAGAATTGGATATTAAGGAAATAGAAGTTTGGGAGACCAATGAATCAGAGATGGGTGAGATCTATCATTTTCTATTAAACTTTGAAAAGGCGGATTTTATTTTTTTGCTTTTAGTTGAACCCATTCAAAGTCAAAATATTTATTTATTCAATAAAGCGAAGGTGCTAGAGACCCACACTCCATTGCGTATTCACGGGAATACTGATTTGAAAAGAGTTGTTTGGAACCATTTTAAAGAATTTAAGTCAAACATTAATTCTCTAAGTAAATCAGAAAATAATTCAGTAAATAGGGCATTAACATTAAATAAGTCTGCAGAATAGAGGTGTGAATGAAATGGGCCATAGTCACAGGGGCGAGTGCGGGAATTGGACTTCAAACGGCCTTGGATTTGGCTGAAAAAGGGTATTCTCTCATATTGATAGCTCGTCGAAAAGAAAAATTAGTTAATCTCAAAATCCAGATTGAAAGTGCTTTTAAAGTAAAGTGCTTGATTTTTTCATTAGACTTGCAAAACTTTGAAAAAGTTAAATCTTGGGCCCAAAAAAATAAAAAGCACCTTGAAAAAGTCAGTGTATTAATTAATTCTGCTGGGTTAGCCAAAGGATTTGATAAGTATCAAGACAGTCAATGGAGCGATATTGAGGTGATGATTGATACAAATATCAAAGGATTAATGGCATTAACTTTATGGGTGATTCCTTATTTGCAGAAAAATAAAAATGGCCATATTGTTAATTTGGGATCAGTTGCGGGTCGTTGGGTTTATCCGGGTGGAACCAGTTACTGCGCTACTAAATTTGCTATACGTGCTTTTTCTGAAGGTTTGCGCCAGGATCTTCTAGGGTCTGGAATAAGGGTGACTAACATTGAACCAGGTATGGTTCATACGGAGTTCTCGGAAGTCCGTTTAGGATCTAAAAAATTATCAGATAAAGTTTATGAAAATATGACACCTTTATCCGCCAAGGATATTTCAGAGGCGATAACCTGGGCCATAGAAAGACCAGCCCATGTCAATATTCAAGAAATGGTCATTTACCCAACGGATCAAGCACATATAGGCCTGGTTTACAGAAAGAAATAAAGAATAAACTCAAGTCAAAGATGGAGGAAATATGAATCATACAATGGAACCAATGACTTTAAGTCAAATTTTAGCGGATAAAAATTTTCGAATAGAAAAAGATACCATGGGAGATGTCAGGGTGCCAGGCCTTGCTCTTTGGGGTGCGCAAACTCAAAGATCTACGGAAAACTTTAAAATTGGTGGAGATCGCTTTCCGCGTGAATTAATAAAGGCCTTGGGCGTTTTAAAAAAATGTGCGGCCATGACGAATAACCACCTAGGGTTGTTGGATGATAAAAAAACAAATTTTATTACAATGGCTGCGGATGAGGTGATTCAGGGGAAATTAGACGCTCACTTTCCTTTAGTGGTCTGGCAGACTGGCTCGGGAACGCAAACGAATATGAATGCCAATGAAGTCATTGCCAACCGAGCCATGCAAATGCAATCCCTAACTCTGCCATCAAAAGAAATTCATCCAAACGATCATGTTAATAAAGGGCAATCCTCTAATGATACCTTTCCAACTGCGATGCATTTGGCAGTTGCTGATCAGGTCTATCATCGATTAATTCCAGCATTGGAAAAGTTTTTTTCTTCGATGATTAAGAAACAAAATGAATTTGCAGGCATTGTAAAAATTGGAAGAACTCATCTGATGGATGCGACGCCCTTAACTTTGGAACAAGAATTTTCAGGGTTTTCAACTCAAGTAAAGCATTCTTTGCAAAGGGTTAAAAATACATTGCCCTACCTTCATGAGTTGGCCATTGGTGGAACAGCCGTGGGGACGGGGTTAAACACCCATCCAGATTTTGCTGTCAAGGTGGCCGAATCAATTGCTAAGGAAACGGGGATTTCTTTTGTTACGGCAGAGAATAAGTTTGAAGCTCTAGCCACTCACGATGCCTTGGTCGAAGTCAGCGGGGCCCTCAAGAATTTAGCAGTTTCCCTGATGAAGATAGCTAATGATATCCGACTCCTTGGCAGTGGCCCCAGATGCGGAATTGGGGAGCTTCACTTGCCTGAAAATGAGCCTGGAAGCTCTATTATGCCAGGAAAAGTAAATCCCACTCAAAGCGAAGCCATGACGATGGTTTGCGCTCAAGTCGTTGGTAATGATGTCGCGGTTACTATTGGTGGAATGAATGGACATTTTCAATTGAATGTATTTAAACCAGTTATTGTTTTTAACATTCTAAATAGTCTGAGATTGCTTTCTGATGCGATGGACAGTTTTAGGGTGAACTGCTTAGAGGGAATTCAGGCGAACACTCAGCAAATTAAAAATCATTTAGACAATTCTTTGATGTTGGTAACAGCGTTAAATCCTTATATTGGCTATGATAATGCGGCTAAAATCGCAAAAACCGCTCATAAGAATGGAACTACTTTAAAACAAGAAGCTATTAAATTGGGTTTGTTAACTGCAGAACAATTTGATAAATATGTAAGACCAGAAGAGATGATTTCTCCTCTGAAGTAAACACAATGGAGCTCGATGCTAAATTCAAATATAAATTTTTTAAGTGAGAATATTCCATGGTGGAATTCTGAAAATATAAGACCCTATGTTTTTGTTAGGAATGAAAATCATATTTCACAGCCAGGCAAAAAACATCGGTTGAATTGGTTTGATAAAGAACCCATTTATAAAGACCCGCTTGATTTAGCGGAGCTGCCATTTGCAGAATATATTTACCATATTGAAAATACGGCATTTGGTCCTTCGGCGATGCCCATGCCCAGATGGGTGTTTTATGATTGTGCAGTGATGCCTGGCTTTGTCTGCGGCTTTGCATACAAGAAAGACAAACTTCCAGAGGCTTTAAAGGCGGTTCTTCCCAATTTGGCACCCATAGACTGGGTGCCCTTGTCCTTATTTATTATCATTCCCACAATGCATAAAGGAGAATGGGTTGCTCATAATTTATGCTCTTTAAATAGCTTTTTAGAAAAGAAAGATCAATTTTATGGTCTTGGATTTTTATCCAAAGCCTTTGGCTTATGGTATGCCAACGTAGAGATGTGTTCAGGCATGACCCAATGGGGAAGTCCAGCACTAAAATTGCATTCCCATTATGGTCATCTTGAAATTATTGGAGCCTATGCCCCCGTTCATTCCCATGCTAAGACGATTACCTACCGAGCTTTGGTCGATACAAATAATTGGGAATTGTTTTTTTCCAAAGAACCTGATTTAGTCTTCCTAGAACGGTACGAAAAAACGGAGCTCATTATCGATCCACAAAATGAAAAATCGATGATTGACTTACAAACAAAAATTCAGAATAAAGAAGGGCCATTTTATTTAAGTGCTTCCGAGGTTTATCAGAATAATCTCAAAACAGCTTTAAATATATATAGACCTAAGGGGAATTAAAATGAGTGATACCTTGACCAGCCAAAATGTCCTACCTCCAGTTGCGAAATCTTTTTATACTTTTTGCAAAAAATGTGATGCGGATCGATACCACAAGGTATTGGCTCATACTTCTGATACAAAGGCCAAAATTGAGTGCGAGGTTTGTCACTCTAAAAAAGTTTACACCTTGCCTAAGACGACAGCGAAGAAGGCTACGAATCCCTCAGGTAAGCCTAGCAGCGCCAAATCTCCCAGAAGAGCTATATCTGAGGGGCAAAGAAAATCTTCCCACCAAAATGAGTATCAAGCTCTTCTTGAATCGGTAGCTCAGGCTGATATGTTGGATTACAATATGAAAACAAAATTTTTGATTTCCACTAAGTTAAAACACCCTAAATTTGGTTTAGGTTATATAAAAAGTGTTCAGCCTGACAAAATTGAAGTTATTTTTCCAGATGAAGTGAAAGTCTTGATCCACAATAGATCCTAAATGAAATGTCATGGTACCAAGGATTAAACCCTGAACAGCAAAAAGCAGTGGCTCATAATTATGGGCCACTTTTGATTTTAGCTGGTGCGGGTTCTGGGAAGACCACGGTGCTGGTGGCAAGAACGGGTCGATTGATTACTGAAAAAATTTCGCCAGCAAATGAGATATTGGTATTAACGTTCACAAACAAAGCCGCCAAAGAACTTAAGCACCGAGTTTCGCAAAAGGTAGGTGCCCCTGCCAAAAAAATATGGGCTGGAACCTTTCACTCGTTTGGTCTTCACCTGATTAAAAAATATCATAAGGAGTTGGGGCTTGATTCACATTTTGGAATTATTGATACCTCTGATTCCTTTGCCATTATCAAAGAGCTTCTTAAGGAAAACAAGGTAGTAGGTCGTGATAAGTTTGATTTGGAAAATCTTTACAATTTGATTCAAAATATCCGAACTAAAAAAAACAAACAAACAGAAGCTTTTGATGAATATCATGTCATGGCAGAATTGTTAGCGCCTAAATATGAAAAAAGGCTGAATATTTTAAGTGTTGTTGATTTTGAAAGTTTGTTGTTAAAACCACTAGAGTTATTTGAAAAAAATCCTGAAATTAAACAAATTGTACAAAAACAGTTTTCACAAATTATGGTTGACGAGTTTCAAGATACAAATGACGTTCAAATGCGACTGATAAACCACTTGATTAACGACCAAAAAAATATCAGCGTTGTTGGTGATGATGATCAATCTATTTATGGTTGGCGTGGAGCGGAAGTGAAAAATATTTTACATTTCCCAAAGGAACATAAAACTTGTGAAGTCATCAAATTAGAAAGAAATTACCGATCCATTTCATCTATATTAGATTTTGCTAATGAAGTGATTTCAAAAAATAAATCCCGACATGGAAAAGTTCTCAAAGCTGAAAGTAAAAGAAAAAAAGATCATATTCCTGAATTTTTTGTTCTCGAAAATGAAGAAGATGAAAGTGAGTTTATTGGTAATGAAGTTATTAACTTTATTAAGCAAGGTTATGCCCCTTGCGATATTGCCATTCTCTATAGGTCAAATTCTCAAGGGGCTTGGATTGAAAGCAGCCTCAGAAGAAATAATGTTGATTACGCTATCAGCGGTGGGTCTTCTATCTTCGAAAGAAAAGAAATAAAAGATATAATTGCTTTTTTGCGACATTCTTTTTCTGGAAATGACGTCACCATGAAAAGAATTATAAATATTCCATCACGGGGAATTGGCGAAACAACGATCGAGAAAATGATTGAACATGCAAAGAAAAAAAATATTTCTTTTATTCAGGCGGCCAAAGAGTGGAGCC contains:
- a CDS encoding branched-chain amino acid aminotransferase translates to MHQEFNLANLNVEKNKNPHPKPTPDTNLGFGKYFTDHIFTATFKRNQGWHHFQIKPYSHLSMDPAACVYHYGQALFEGLKAFKQHDGKVAIFRPEFNSKRMNTGCQRLDMSEVPSELFVESIKKLVSFERDWIPEGNGKALYIRPTLVGTEGFLGVRPSDEYLFFILLSPVGSYYTSGAKSVRIWVETEEIRAAPGGLGAIKAAANYASSLHAAAKQKKNGFDQVLWLDAITKDQIEEVGTMNVFFVLKNEIVTPALNGSILPGGIRECTLKILKDWKMPIVERPITMTELVSAYKKGEFKEMFGTGTAAVITPVGELMYKDFPMMLEANDSSLSTKLYKEFTDIQYGVIPDRYNWLTFI
- the fumC gene encoding class II fumarate hydratase; translation: MTLSQILADKNFRIEKDTMGDVRVPGLALWGAQTQRSTENFKIGGDRFPRELIKALGVLKKCAAMTNNHLGLLDDKKTNFITMAADEVIQGKLDAHFPLVVWQTGSGTQTNMNANEVIANRAMQMQSLTLPSKEIHPNDHVNKGQSSNDTFPTAMHLAVADQVYHRLIPALEKFFSSMIKKQNEFAGIVKIGRTHLMDATPLTLEQEFSGFSTQVKHSLQRVKNTLPYLHELAIGGTAVGTGLNTHPDFAVKVAESIAKETGISFVTAENKFEALATHDALVEVSGALKNLAVSLMKIANDIRLLGSGPRCGIGELHLPENEPGSSIMPGKVNPTQSEAMTMVCAQVVGNDVAVTIGGMNGHFQLNVFKPVIVFNILNSLRLLSDAMDSFRVNCLEGIQANTQQIKNHLDNSLMLVTALNPYIGYDNAAKIAKTAHKNGTTLKQEAIKLGLLTAEQFDKYVRPEEMISPLK
- a CDS encoding UvrD-helicase domain-containing protein, whose translation is MSWYQGLNPEQQKAVAHNYGPLLILAGAGSGKTTVLVARTGRLITEKISPANEILVLTFTNKAAKELKHRVSQKVGAPAKKIWAGTFHSFGLHLIKKYHKELGLDSHFGIIDTSDSFAIIKELLKENKVVGRDKFDLENLYNLIQNIRTKKNKQTEAFDEYHVMAELLAPKYEKRLNILSVVDFESLLLKPLELFEKNPEIKQIVQKQFSQIMVDEFQDTNDVQMRLINHLINDQKNISVVGDDDQSIYGWRGAEVKNILHFPKEHKTCEVIKLERNYRSISSILDFANEVISKNKSRHGKVLKAESKRKKDHIPEFFVLENEEDESEFIGNEVINFIKQGYAPCDIAILYRSNSQGAWIESSLRRNNVDYAISGGSSIFERKEIKDIIAFLRHSFSGNDVTMKRIINIPSRGIGETTIEKMIEHAKKKNISFIQAAKEWSQLNVTQKSGESLDFLFNFLENLPNRILGFSDKKEMKSQLEFESLTREALVIEGNTPGERFLSLLKSIGYKEYLFSLSEDLKVGDKRWVLVEIFCRIMDSYLNKREVSAESLKKFIESLLLREDVMEDEAEKKKVQLMTLHASKGLEFPVVILCGIEEDLLPHKNLGHDIDEERRLFYVGVTRAQEHLILTKCQNRKKNGVIKKVSTSRFLLEVNPQLFKEFPMGVRPVFGEERSKLVNDFLKSLERV